Proteins from a single region of Artemia franciscana chromosome 20, ASM3288406v1, whole genome shotgun sequence:
- the LOC136040051 gene encoding LOW QUALITY PROTEIN: superkiller complex protein 2-like (The sequence of the model RefSeq protein was modified relative to this genomic sequence to represent the inferred CDS: inserted 1 base in 1 codon; substituted 1 base at 1 genomic stop codon), with protein MFPNPAFKWKFELDSFQKHAIIKLEKGESVLITAHTSAGKTVVAEYAIALSRRHMMKTFYTSPIKALSNQKFREFRSTFEDVEIITEDVQISPKASCVIMTTEILRSMLYNGQSSVQDLEWVIFDEIHYMNDSERGVVYEEVLILLPEQVGIIMLSATVPNTLEFVSWVGMTKKRKMYVISTPKRPVPLENYLYTGQSRKSQEHKFLILGAEGTLLHKGYLDAIEAKKPKEKVHAQQKDTGKGPLGGGRRYYDHRCNKKEGNQVKNVTAIATPTPKWGPQHQKQLWIRVLDHLRSEDKLPVICFTLSRSKCDSNANLLASIDLTTAKEKDAITQFLHKCLDKLKSSDKNLPQVIQMSSLLNRGIGVHHSGILPILKEVVEMLFQDGKVKLLFATETFAMGVNMPARSVVFDDIMKHDDKGRRQLLPSEYIQMAGRAGRRGLDSTGTVLILCKDNVPELESLHKMMLGKSQKLESQFRVTYSMILNLLRGKQLRVQDMMKLSFGEVHFRXKIEQLEKEMKQRENPPKLYCNTCSDIESFYEAARKYLEKKAEVYKHVLHPQVIKALKPGRFLTVVDDEXCFKLGLLLDVNNLSKEPIFKILVLRGSREIKRENSMKNFNCCLCSSFYDHLNFTMQEREEYDQLAYLKSDERLGNSTEYTAKLNVLKSFDYVNSDNIVQLKGQVACSIGKQELMLTELLFHNILTDLPEEDIAALLSCLVFNQKTEMGPNLTPSQKETIDRIQKLARDIGETQKHFGLLEDVDDYVDQFQFGLVEVVYKWTMGVSFREIIELTDVQDGSIVRVIQQLVETLEDLRKAAQILGNPTLESKMEAASTKIKRDIVFQGSLYLE; from the exons ATGTTTCCCAACCCTGCATTCAAATGGAAGTTTGAGCTTGACAGCTTTCAGAAACATGCTATTATTAAATTGGAGAAAGGTGAAAGTGTTCTTATCACTGCACATACATCTGCAGGAAAAACAGTAGTTGCTGAGTATGCTATTGCTTTATCTAGGAGGCATATGATGAAGACATTTTACACTTCACCTATCAAAGCCTTGTCCAACCAGAAATTTAGAGAGTTTAGAAGTACTTTTGAAGACGTCGAGATTATAACAGAAGATGTCCAGATCAGTCCAAAGGCGAGTTGTGTTATAATGACGACCGAGATTTTAAGATCCATGCTGtataatgggcaaagttcagTTCAAGACCTAGAATGGGTCATATTTGATGAAATTCATTACATGAACGATTCTGAACGAGGTGTCGTATACGAAGAAGTATTAATTCTTTTACCAGAACAGGTGGGAATCATCATGTTGAGTGCCACTGTTCCCAATACCTTGGAATTTGTGTCATGGGTTGGCATGacgaagaaaagaaagatgtaTGTTATAAGCACACCGAAGAGGCCTGTAcctttagaaaattatttatatacagGACAATCTAGAAAATCACAGGAGcataaatttcttattttaggaGCTGAGGGAACTCTACTGCATAAAGGCTATTTAGATGCTATAGAAGCAAAGAAACCAAAAGAGAAAGTCCATGCTCAACAAAAAGACACTGGAAAAGGGCCTCTCGGAGGAGGTAGACGATATTATGATCATAGatgcaataaaaaagaaggcAATCAGGTTAAAAACGTGACAGCTATTGCTACCCCTACTCCAAAATGGGGCCCACAGCACCAAAAGCAGCTTTGGATTCGAGTACTTGATCATCTTCGTTCCGAAGACAAGCTCCctgttatttgttttactttgtcAAGGAGCAAATGCGATTCAAATGCAAATTTATTGGCTTCTATTGACttaacaacagcaaaagaaaaagatgCTATTACTCAGTTCTTGCACAAATGCCTGGACAAACTCAAAAGCTCAGACAAGAATCTTCCACAAGTTATTCAAATGTCAAGTCTGTTAAACCGAGGAATAGGTGTCCATCACAGTGGAATATTGccaattttaaaagaagttgTTGAAATGCTGTTCCAAGATGGGAAGGTTAAGCTGCTATTTGCAACTGAGACTTTTGCAATGGGAGTAAATATGCCTGCTCGCTCAGTAGTTTTTGACGATATAATGAAACACGACGACAAAGGTCGAAGACAATTGCTGCCTTCGGAATATATACAGATGGCTGGACGTGCTGGAAGGCGAGGTTTAGACTCTACTGGCACTGTTCTAATATTATGTAAAGATAATGTGCCGGAATTGGAAAGCCTTCACAAAATGATGCTCggaaaatctcaaaaattagaATCGCAGTTTCGTGTGACTTATTCGATGATATTGAATTTACTGAGAGGAAAACAATTAAGAGTTCAAGACATGATGAAACTAAGCTTTGGGGAGGTTCATTTCCGCTGAAAAATCGAACAACTTGAAAAGGAAATGAAACAAAGAGAGAACCCCCCAAAACTTTACTGTAACACGTGCTCAGATATTGAAAGCTTTTATGAGGCTGCTAGAAAgtatctagaaaaaaaagctgaagTGTACAAGCATGTTTTACACCCCCAAGTAATTAAGGCATTGAAACCTGGACGTTTTTTAACAGTCGTCGACGATG TGTGTTTTAAACTTGGTCTCCTTCTAGATGTCAATAACCTTTCTAAAGAGcccatttttaagattttagtcCTTCGTGGGAGCAGagaaataaagagagaaaactcaatgaaaa ATTTCAATTGTTGCTTGTGCTCATCTTTTTATGACCATTTGAATTTCACTATGCAAGAGCGAGAAGAATACGATCAGTTGGCTTACCTCAAATCGGACGAGCGTCTTGGTAATTCAACAGAATATACTGCAAAATTGAATGTTTTGAAATCTTTCGATTATGTTAATTCAGATAACATAGTTCAACTGAAGGGACAGGTAGCGTGCAGCATTGGAAAACAAGAATTAATGCTGACCGAGTTATTATTCCACAATATTTTGACAGATTTACCAGAAGAGGATATTGCAGCATTACTATCATGTTTAGTTTTCAATCAAAAGACTGAGATGGGGCCAAACCTTACTCCTTCTCAAAAGGAAACTATAGATCGCATTCAAAAGTTAGCAAGGGACATCGGTGAAACTCAAAAACACTTCGGTTTACTAGAAGATGTTGATGACTATGTTGATCAGTTTCAATTTGGCCTAGTTGAGGTGGTCTATAAATGGACGATGGGTGTGTCATTTAGAGAAATAATAGAACTGACTGACGTCCAGGATGGCTCGATAGTAAGAGTGATACAGCAACTTGTAGAGACTTTAGAGGATCTTCGTAAAGCCGCTCAAATTCTTGGTAATCCAACACTCGAAAGTAAGATGGAGGCTGcttcaacaaaaataaagcGTGATATTGTTTTCCAAGGCAGTCTATATTTAGAGTGA